One genomic segment of Capricornis sumatraensis isolate serow.1 chromosome 6, serow.2, whole genome shotgun sequence includes these proteins:
- the RAB14 gene encoding ras-related protein Rab-14 codes for MATAPYNYSYIFKYIIIGDMGVGKSCLLHQFTEKKFMADCPHTIGVEFGTRIIEVSGQKIKLQIWDTAGQERFRAVTRSYYRGAAGALMVYDITRRSTYNHLSSWLTDARNLTNPNTVIILIGNKADLEAQRDVTYEEAKQFAEENGLLFLEASAKTGENVEDAFLEAAKKIYQNIQDGSLDLNAAESGVQHKPSAPQGGRLTSEPQPQREGCGC; via the exons ATGGCAACCGCCCCGTACAACTACTCGTacatctttaaatatattattatcg GGGACATGGGAGTGGGAAAGTCCTGCCTGCTTCACCAGTTCACAGAGAAGAAGT TTATGGCTGACTGTCCTCACACAATTGGTGTTGAATTTGGTACAAGAATAATTGAAGTTAGTGGCCAAAAAATCAAATTGCAGATCTGGGATACAGCAGGACAGGAGAGGTTCAGAGCTGTCACACGAAGCTACTACAGAGGAGCCGCGGGAGCGCTGATGGTGTATGACATCACTAG GAGAAGCACATATAATCACCTGAGCAGCTGGCTGACGGACGCCAGGAACCTCACCAACCCAAACACT GTGATAATCCTCATAGGGAATAAAGCAGATCTGGAGGCTCAGAGGGATGTGACGTATGAGGAAGCCAAACAGTTTGCTGAAGAAAATG gtttattGTTCCTTGAAGCAAGTGCGAAAAC GGGAGAGAACGTAGAAGATGCTTTCCTTGAGGCTGCCAAGAAGATCTATCAGAACATTCAGGATGGAAGCTTGGATCTGAATGCCGCCGAGTCTGGTGTACAGCACAAACCTTCAGCCCCACAGGGGGGCCGGCTAACCAGCGAGCCCCAGCCCCAGAGGGAAGGCTGCGGCTGCTAG